The nucleotide window GGTCCGCTCCGGCCCGCACAGCTTCATCATTTCATCGAACAGCGGAGGGTCCTCAACGGCGACGGTCCCGAAGACGAGCTTTGCAGCGCCGGCATCGAGGGCGAGGCGCACCGACTCCATGGAGCGGAGGCCCCCGCCATACTGCACCGGATAGGGGCTCAGCGCCGCGGCTTTCCGGAGGATCTCCAGATGATCCGATGACCTGCCGAATGCGCCATCCAGATTCACCATATGCAGCCGCTGTGCCCCTCCCGCGAACCAATCGCGGGCCACCGACACCGGGTCGCTGGAGTATTCCGTCGTTGCGGCATCTTCCCCCTGGCGAAGGCGGACACATTTGCCGTTCTTCAGGTCGATCGCCGGAATGATATCCATCATGCGTGTGCCTTTTCCTTGTCGAATGCCGCGAACCGCCGGAGAAGCTCGATCCCGGCCGCCTGCGATTTTTCCGGATGGAACTGCACCCCGAAGACGTTCTGCTTCTCGACAACCGACGTGAAGGTCACGCCATACTCCGTTGTGCCTACTGCTGCGGGGGTTGCACCGGCGTGGAACGAGTGGACGAAATAGAAGCACCCACCATCCGGTGCCAGAAGGGTTGACGGTGCCACGGGAAGGACATCGTTCCACCCGATATGCGGGACCACCAGGGTGGTACGGAAGCGCACGATGCTGCCGGGGATCAGGCCAAGGCCCGCCGCCCCGGGAGATTCTTCACTGTCCTGAAAGAGCAATTGCATCCCGAGGCAGATGCCGAGCATCGGC belongs to Ignavibacteriota bacterium and includes:
- the hisA gene encoding 1-(5-phosphoribosyl)-5-[(5-phosphoribosylamino)methylideneamino]imidazole-4-carboxamide isomerase, translating into MMDIIPAIDLKNGKCVRLRQGEDAATTEYSSDPVSVARDWFAGGAQRLHMVNLDGAFGRSSDHLEILRKAAALSPYPVQYGGGLRSMESVRLALDAGAAKLVFGTVAVEDPPLFDEMMKLCGPERTIVAVDAKDGKIATRGWTDVTAHDVVVFVRGLLEKGVREVLFTDVARDGMLTGPDTATLVRIAETGMHVIASGGVSSEEDVRALFELRNPAVSGVIIGKALYERRVTLPALLALAAGYHS
- the hisH gene encoding imidazole glycerol phosphate synthase subunit HisH, producing the protein MITVVDYGMGNLRNVRRALEHLGCEVLVTPDPEAVRQATVVILPGVGAFGEAVARIDGLGLRGPILEHAASGKPMLGICLGMQLLFQDSEESPGAAGLGLIPGSIVRFRTTLVVPHIGWNDVLPVAPSTLLAPDGGCFYFVHSFHAGATPAAVGTTEYGVTFTSVVEKQNVFGVQFHPEKSQAAGIELLRRFAAFDKEKAHA